The DNA sequence TCGGGCAGGGCTCGCGCGAGCCGCCCGAATTCGTAACCTTCCATTTCTCTCCCTCTCGACGGCGGCCAAGGGCCCGGCCGGGTGGGCGACGGGGGTGCGTGCAGGGGAGCGGGGCAGGGGGACGCTCCGGTAGTGCTCGCCCGGCGGGCGTCGGGACGGTGCCTTCACCCGTTTCGCCAGAATCATGGGCTCACAGGGGGCTTGGCCGGTCCGAAGATCGAGGCAAGCTACAACCCCACGGGACACCAAGCTCCAGTCCACGGCAGAGAAGGACGTGTCCGCGAGGCGCGGGCGATCGGGCTCCCTTCTGTTTCCCTCTCGTGCGTTGCGATCCCGTGCTTCCTGGCCGGACCGCGTGGGCCGTCGGTCTCTCCGGCGTTCTCTACCAACCGACTACCCCCGGCCGGCGGGCGCGGGGGGCGTACGTTGCGGCTATGGGGCGCAGCCCTCTTCCCCAGCCACCTCTCTCCATCCATGCCAACCTTGCCTCGCCTGGCCGCAAGGACCTCCCGGGGTTCCGTGGACGACCGGGGTTCTTCTTGCGGGCCGGTGCGAGGGCCTCATGCCTATAACGTAGTACTACGTGTGTTTTTCACGAGAGTGCTCGATCGCTCGAGACCACTCCCTCATAATCCTGCGGGTGGTCTgacacccctccccctaaaacgACGCTACAACACGCGTTTCAATAGGGATTTTCGACCCTCCAGATCGTGCGCCAGTTCCTTTTTCCATTCACGGCGCTGTACAAAATCCTAAACCGGAAGTTGGCCCAAAAATCCGTTTTTTCTCCCGACGAGGGTGTTTTCAGCGGCCGGAGGGACCTTCCCATCGCCCGTCTCCGGCGGAGGGCGTCCGAATCCCGCTGAAGGGCGAAAAGCAGCCGAATTTCCAAGAAACACCCCTTCCCTATATATGTCTCCGGAGACCaaacacccctcccccaaaacacCCCTTATAACACGCGAGTCAATACGAATTTTACCCCGAATCCAGGCTGACACCGGACGAGAAGGCGTCGCAGCAGCGGAAGCCCGGCCCGGCGGCGGGTGGCCCGGCCGGCCGTGGGCGAACCccggacgccgcgtccgatggtgCCCACCCCGGGGACCCTGCTTCCCTCGAAGACCCCGTCTCCGCTGGAAAAAATCCGGTCAGCGGGCCCCCCGGCTCCTTCCCCGCCGTGTCCAGCCGCCCGGTCGAGGAGGGTGCCGCTGCCGGCCCGACCCGCCCGTGGAAAATCGAAGCACGGGCCCTGGCCGCCCCGGCACCCGGCCCACCCCGGGCAAACCccggacgccgcgtccgatggtgCCCATCCCGGGGACGCTGCATCCCCGGGTGACCCCGTCTCCGCTGGAAAAAATCCGCCCAGCGGGCCCCCTGCTCCTTCCCCGCCGAGCCCAGCCGCCCGGTCGAGGTGGGTGCCGCTGCCGGCCCGACCCGCCCGTGGAAAATCGAAGGCCGGGCCCTGGCCGCCCCGGCACCCGGCCCACCCCGGGCAAACCccggacgccgcgtccgatggtACCCACCCCGGGGACCCTGCGTCCCCGCTTGACCCCCTGGCAGCAGGACGAAAGACCCCTCCCGATAAACACCGCTTACAACACGCAAGTCAATGCGAAATTCACACCGAGGGCGACACCGGACGACCCGACGGCGCAGCGGCGGAGGGCTCGGGCCGCCCTGGGCAAACCGAGGACGGCGAATCCGATGGTGCCCACCGCGGGGAGCCTGCGCCCTCGGACGACCCCGTTCTCGCGGGAAACAGTCCGGCGAGCGGACCCCCGGCCCCTTCCCCCGCTGTCGGCCGATCCGACGGTCAGAATCTCCTGCCGACTCCTGGCTGGGTGAGCGGGGGTGTCGGCTCGGCATGCGGGGCGCTgtcggcccgctgcgtcgagaTCTGCCGGTCGGAATCGTCTGCCGACGCCCGGGTGGGTGAGCGGGAGGGTCGGCTCGGCATGCGGGGCGCTgtcggcccgctgcgtcgagaTCTGCCCGTCACAATCTCCCGCCATCTCCTGCGTGGGTGAGCGGGAGGGTCGGCCCGGCATGCGGGGCGCTCtcggcccgctgcgtcgagTTCTGCCGGTCGGAATCTCCGGTGAGCAGCCAGAAGTGTTCACATACATTACAAAAAGGTACTGTGCTGCCTCCAAAGAGGTTTAAAATGCATGTGTGTTGTTTGCATTTCATCGCAGTTTGAAAATTTCCTTCCCATGATAATAGCATGAAGTATTAGCATGTTGAATCCCAAAAGAATTGAATTAGAGGTGTGTAATCAAAGTTTCATTGAAGGCAGTtcagtatttcaaaaaaaatcatttcagaatCAAGCATGAAGTAATGACACACTTTCCGAAAAACTACTGTATTGTGTCCAAAAAGATTTTAATCACACGTTGCAATCAATGGTaccttttttaacaaaaaaaaaaaatagttactgTATTACCAccaaagaaaaatgttctaagatGTGTCCACCCATCGCGtacaattacaaatttcattcaaataatctgCATGTAGTATAATTCACATATCAGCTCCAAAAATCACTGCATTCCCCCTGTATTGTCTTATCAGCATTTCAGTATAGTGTAACAATTTCATTCGAACAGGAAGGGCATGACGTATTACCACATAAAATCCTGGCTGGCCTGGCCATCCTgtcgaaataaaaatgaaattataaatttaacaaaaaaaagccCCCGGCAGACAGAGTCCAATTCCATGGATCTGCCTCCGGGGGCCTGTCGGCATGCTGTTCGGATGTCTCCCGCTCTCAGGCCTCGGACAACTCTTGATTGCAAGAGCGACGCCCTGGCCTCGACGCACGGAGGACTGGCGGCCTGGACATCCTGTcgaaataagaataaagataaagtttttatttcagaaaaaaagaaaagccccCGGCAGACACAGCCCAATTCCATGGACCTGCCtccggggccctggccgactggtgttgggctgtgtcccgctcacgAGCCCCTGCCGAACCTCGGAGAtcaagagcgggtgcctggcctcgacctacggggccctgttggactggtgttgggctggctgtcgctcaggagcccctgcccacctcggagaggaagagcaggtgcctaacctcgacgtacggggggctagtggactggaggtgagctgtgtccggctcaagagccgctgcccacctcggagttgaagagcgggtgcctaacctcgaagtacggggccctgtcggactggaggtgggctggctgtcgctcaggagcccctgcccacctcggagaggaagagcgggtgcctaacctcgacgtacggggggctagtggactggaggtgagctgtgtccggctcaagagccgctgcccacctcggagttgaagagcgggtgcctaacctcgaagtacggggccctgtcggactggaggtgggctggctgtcgctcaggagcccctgaaaacgtcggagtggaagggcgagtgcctggcctcgacgtacggggggctggccgactggaggtgggctggctgtcgctcaagagacCCTGACCACCTCGgagttgaagagcgggtgcctaacctcgaagtacggggccctgccggactggaggtgggctggccttcgcccaggagcccctgcccacctcggagaggaagagcgggtgcctaacctccaAGTACGGGGGGGCTGCCGGACTGCTGTTGgcctggctgtcgctcaggagccgctgccgaacTCGGAGTggaagagcgagtgcctggcctcgacgtacggggccctggccgtctggagttggccagggtgtcgatgccgagtcggagaggtagagcgagtgcctggcctcgacctactgGGGCCTGgccgtcgctcaacagcccctgccgacgtcggagaagtagtgcgagtgactggcttcgacgtacggggggctagcggactggaggtgggctggctgtcgcccaggagcccctgcccacctcggagaggaagagcgggtgcccaacctcgacgtacggggggctagtggactggtgttgggctgggtgtcgctcacgagcccctgaaaacgccggagtggaagggctagtgcctaacctcgacgtacggggccctggccgactggaggggggctggctgtcgctcaagagccgctgccgacgtcggagaagtagttcgagtgactggcttcgacgtacgggggggctagtggactggagttgggctggctgtcgcccaggagcccctgcccacctcggagaggaagagcgggtgcccaacctcgacgtacggggggctagtggactggtgttgggctggctgtcgcccaggagcccctgcccacctcggagaggaagagcgggtgcccaacctcgacgtacggggggctagtggactggtgttgggctgggtgtcgctcacgagcccctgaaaacgccggagtggaagggctagtgcctaacctcgacgtacggggccctggccgactggaggtgggctggctgtcgctcaagagccgctgccgacgtcggagaagtagttcgagtgactggcttcgacgtacggggggctagtggactggaggtgagctggctgtcgctcaggagcccctgccgacgtcggagaagtagttcgagtgactggcttcgacgtacgggggggctagcggactggtgttgggctggctgtcgctcaggagcccctgcccacctcggagaggaagagcgggtgcccaacctcgacgtacggggggctagtggactggtgttgggctggctgtcgctcaggagcccctgaaaacgtcggagaagtagtgcgagtgcctggcttcgacgtacgggggggctagtggactggaggtgggctggctgtcgctcaagagccgctgccgacgtcggagaagtagttcgagtgactggcttcgacgtacgcggggctagtggacaggaggtgagctggctgtcgcccaggagcccctgccgacgtcggagaagtagtgcgagtgcctggcttcgacgtacgggggggctagtggactggaggtgagctggctgtcgctcaggagtccctgccgacgtcggagaagtagggcgagtgcctggcttcgacgtacggggggctagtggactggaggtgagctggctgtcgcccaggagcccctgcccacctcggagaggaagagcgggtgcccaacctcgacgaacggggggctagtggactggtgttgggctgggtgtcgctcaacagcccctgcccacctcggagaggaagagcgggtgcctaacctcgacgtacggggggctagtggactggtgttgggctggctgtcgctcaggagcccct is a window from the Lytechinus pictus isolate F3 Inbred unplaced genomic scaffold, Lp3.0 scaffold_308, whole genome shotgun sequence genome containing:
- the LOC135159698 gene encoding uncharacterized protein LOC135159698, whose amino-acid sequence is MVPTPGTLLPSKTPSPLEKIRSAGPPAPSPPCPAARSRRVPLPARPARGKSKHGPWPPRHPAHPGQTPDAASDGAHPGDAASPGDPVSAGKNPPSGPPAPSPPSPAARSRWVPLPARPARGKSKAGPWPPRHPAHPGQTPDAASDGTHPGDPASPLDPLAAGRKTPPDKHRLQHASQCEIHTEGDTGRPDGAAAEGSGRPGQTEDGESDGAHRGEPAPSDDPVLAGNSPASGPPAPSPAVGRSDGQNLLPTPGWVSGGVGSACGALSARCVEICRSESSADARVGEREGRLGMRGAVGPLRRDLPVTISRHLLRG